The Desulfomicrobium apsheronum genome contains the following window.
AAGCTCTGTGAGCCGTATTATGCGTCTGGTCCCGGCAGGAAATCCATTCCTCCAGGTCGTTATTTCAGGATGCACTTGGTTGGCTATTTTGAAGGCATCGAGAGCGAGCGCGGGCTTGAGTGGCGGTGTTCTGACTCCTTGTCGCTGCGAAAGTTTCTGCGGCTCTCCCTGACCCAGAGGGTGCCGGATCACTCCAGCCTGAGCAGAATCCGGCAGCGACTGCCGCTGGAAGTCCATCAGGAAGTGTTTGGCTGGGTATTGCAGGCGCTGACCAAGTCCGGGCTGGTAGTTGGGGAGCGCCTCGGTGTCGACGCTTCGACCATGGAAGCCAACGCGGCCATGCGCTCGATCGTGCGCCGGGATACAGGCGAAACGTACCAGCAGATGCTTGAGCGCATTGCCAAGGACAGCGGGATTAAGACGCCGACTCGTGAAGAGTTGGCCCGCATGGATCGCAAGCGCAAGGGCAAGAAGCTTTCGAACAAAGACTGGAAGTCGGAGAGCGACGAGGACGCGCGGATCACCAAGATGAAGGACGGTCGCACCCACCTCGCCTACAAGCCCGAGCACGCAGTGGACCTGGACACCGGAGCGATTGTCTCCGCCGACATCCACAAGGCCGACCAAGGAGACACGACGACGATCGGCAAGACGCTGGAATCCGCCAGGAAGAATCTTTCCGTCGTCGGTTGCACGCCGATTACCACGGCTCCGACGGAGGTCATTGCGGACAAGGGCTACCATTCTCGGGAAGTAGTGAAAGAACTGGATGGCGGAGTTTGGAAGACGAGGATCGCCGAGCCGAAAGCGAAC
Protein-coding sequences here:
- a CDS encoding transposase; its protein translation is KLCEPYYASGPGRKSIPPGRYFRMHLVGYFEGIESERGLEWRCSDSLSLRKFLRLSLTQRVPDHSSLSRIRQRLPLEVHQEVFGWVLQALTKSGLVVGERLGVDASTMEANAAMRSIVRRDTGETYQQMLERIAKDSGIKTPTREELARMDRKRKGKKLSNKDWKSESDEDARITKMKDGRTHLAYKPEHAVDLDTGAIVSADIHKADQGDTTTIGKTLESARKNLSVVGCTPITTAPTEVIADKGYHSREVVKELDGGVWKTRIAEPKANGLFNWKGDHEARRAVYNNRARLKSSKGRELAKQRTELVERSFQHVLDRGGMRRTHLRGQENVHKRYLLCVAGFNLGLLMRQLIGFGTPKGYFYLNSAQIVIIVWGRMVVSMILVEMKSETGEEFVGTQITVELC